A single Denticeps clupeoides chromosome 7, fDenClu1.1, whole genome shotgun sequence DNA region contains:
- the enpp2 gene encoding autotaxin produces the protein MRAARRGTLAQVLCAASLLFGCGGGGCFGYVVRRPKSPDESRSDPPPGSPWISTSGSCRSRCFELAEAEAPSCRCDNLCKTYNSCCSDFDEHCLKTEGGFECSKERCGETRKEQHACHCSEDCLAKGDCCTNYRSLCKGETPWLQDECEEIRSHECPAGFVRPPLILLSVDGFRASYMKRGNAVIPNIEKLRTCGTHAPYMRPVYPTKTYPNLYSIATGLYPESHGIVGNSMHDPLFDANFNLRGREKLNHRWWGGQPIWITSVNQGVKAGTFFWPVMIPLERRVLTILQWLHLPDTERPYVYAMHSEQPDTYGHKLGPMNSELNNPLKEIDKVIGQLMDGLKQMKLHRCVNIILVGDHGMEEAHCDRTEFLSSYMSNVDDIILIPGSLGRIRARYPNSSKYDAKTVVANLTCKKSDQHFKPYLKEHLPKRLHYANNRRIEEIHLMVERKWHVARKAPEGKKHPGKCGFSGDHGYDNKINSMQTIFLGYGPSFKFKTKVPAFENIELYNIMCDLLGVKPAPNNGTHGSLNHLLKNPTHKPSLPEEVCKPSSTTTAPTAVTDDLGCTCDDKNKVEELNQRLRQAVDDSRNLPQGRPAVMYKTKYSILHHTNYISGYSEELSMPLWTSYTVPKQIDVTPLPESMSNCIRQDIRIPAAYSQSCTNYKADKQISYGFLYPPQLAATQEARYEAVLITNTVPMYPAFKKIWTFFQKVLVKRYASERNGVNVVVGPIFDHDYDGHGDSPDKIKQYGTGSVTIPTHYYIVVTSCLDYTHSVDACDGPLSVFAFILPHRPTNDESCNSSEEESKWAEELMKTHTARVRDVELLTGLDFYRRSSRTHAEILTLKTYLHTYESEI, from the exons ATGCGCGCGGCGCGCCGCGGAACGCTGGCGCAG GTTCTCTGCGCGGCGTCCCTGCTCTTCGgatgcggcggcggcggctgcttTGGATACGTCGTCCGGCGCCCCAAGTCTCCAGACGAGTCTCGCTCGGACC CCCCGCCCGGCTCTCCCTGGATCAGCACGTCGGGCTCGTGCAGGAGCAGGTGCTTCGAACTGGCGGAGGCCGAAGCCCCGAGCTGTCGCTGCGACAACCTGTGCAAGACCTACAACAGCTGCTGCTCCGACTTCGACGAGCACTGCCTGAAGACAG agGGGGGCTTCGAGTGCAGTAAGGAGCGCTGTGGTGAGACCCGTAAAGAGCAGCATGCCTGCCACTGCTCAGAGGACTGTCTGGCCAAAGGCGACTGCTGCACCAACTACAGGAGCCTCTGCAAAG GAGAAACCCCGTGGCTGCAGGACGAGTGCGAGGAGATCAGGTCTCACGAGTGCCCCGCCGG GTTCGTCCGCCCGCCTCTCATCCTGCTGTCGGTGGACGGCTTCCGCGCTTCGTACATGAAGAGGGGCAACGCGGTGATTCCCAACATTGAGAAACTGA GAACGTGTGGAACTCACGCGCCGTATATGAGACCTGTGTACCCTACAAAGACGTACCCAAATCTGTACTCCATTGCAACG GGCCTTTACCCAGAATCCCACGGCATAGTGGGCAATTCAATGCACGACCCGTTATTTGATGCCAACTTCAACCTAAGAGGTCGGGAGAAGCTGAACCACCGCTGGTGGGGAGGTCAGCCG atCTGGATCACATCTGTGAATCAAGGCGTGAAAGCTGGCACCTTCTTCTGGCCTGT CATGATTCCTTTGGAAAGGAGGGTCCTGACCATCCTACAGTGGCTTCACCTGCCAGATACAGAAAG ACCTTATGTGTATGCAATGCACTCTGAGCAGCCGGACACCTATGGCCACAAGCTGGGACCCATGAACAGTGAG CTCAACAACCCTCTGAAGGAGATTGATAAAGTCATCGGACAACTGATGGACGGCCTGAAACAGATGAAGCTGCATCGATGTGTTAACATCATCCTGGTGGGAgatcatg GCATGGAAGAAGCTCACTGTGACCGGACCGAGTTCCTCAGCTCGTACATGTCCAACGTGGATGATATCATCCTGATCCCAGGCTCCCTGGGCAGGATCCGGGCCAGATACCCAAACAGctccaaat ACGATGCTAAAACAGTGGTGGCCAATCTTACT TGTAAGAAGTCAGACCAGCACTTTAAGCCATATCTGAAGGAGCATCTGCCCAAACGCCTCCACTACGCCAACAACCGTCGCATTGAGGAGATCCACTTAATGGTGGAGAGAAAGTGGCATGTCGCGAG GAAAGCACCTGAAGGAAAAAAGCACCCTGGGAAATGTGGTTTTTCCGGTGACCATGGATACGACAACAAGATAAACAGTATGCAG ACTATTTTCTTGGGTTATGGGCCATCGTTCAAATTTAAGACAAAAGTTCCAGCATTTGAGAACATTGAACTCTATAATATCATGTGTG ACCTCCTTGGTGTAAAACCAGCACCTAATAATGGCACCCATGGCAGCCTCAACCACCTGCTGAAAAACCCCACCCACAAACCCAGCTTACCTGAGGAAGTGTGCAAGCCCTCCTCCACCACAACAGCTCCAACCGCGGTTACTGACGACCTTGGATGCACCTGTGACGACAAG AACAAAGTGGAGGAACTCAATCAGCGTCTGAGACAAGCTGTCGATG ACAGCAGGAACCTTCCTCAGGGTCGCCCAGCGGTCATGTACAAAACAAAATACAGTATCCTCCACCACACCAACTACATCAGTGGCTACAGCGAAGAGCTGTCCATGCCTCTGTGGACCTCGTACACCGTGCCCAAACAG ATAGACGTAACCCCTCTGCCGGAGTCCATGAGTAACTGCATCCGGCAGGACATTAGAATCCCTGCCGCCTACAGCCAGTCCTGCACAAACTATAAAGCAGACAAGCAGATCTCCTACGGCTTCCTCTACCCACCAC AGCTAGCCGCGACCCAAGAGGCAAGATACGAAGCCGTCCTCATTACAAACACCGTCCCCATGTACCCTGCTTTTAAAA AGATTTGGACATTTTTCCAGAAGGTGCTGGTGAAGCGCTATGCCAGTGAGAGGAACGGGGTTAATGTGGTGGTAGGGCCGATATTTGACCATGACTACGATGGCCATGGGGATTCACCCGACAAGATTAAACA GTATGGAACTGGTTCCGTGACCATCCCTACTCATTACTACATTGTGGTGACCAGCTGTCTGGACTACACACACTCAGTGGACGCATGTGACGGCCCGCTCAGTGTCTTCGCTTTCATTTTGCCCCATCGGCCCACCAACGATGAGAGCTGCAAT AGCTCAGAGGAAGAGTCCAAGTGGGCGGAGGAGCTGATGAAGACCCACACGGCCCGCGTGAGAGACGTGGAGCTCCTCACAGGCCTGGACTTCTACCGGCGCAGCAGCAGGACACACGCCGAAATTCTGACGCTCAAGACGTACCTGCACACGTACGAGAGCGAGATCTGA
- the LOC114794269 gene encoding CCN family member 3-like, whose amino-acid sequence MEPLPLQHLVTFLPRGNDYKFLWRTLPQPSAEPQLSRSQTRPLQRTMARRNAFVFSACVQVALCVIAWAQACPSRCRCPPQPPVCGAGVPAVLDECACCLVCARQDGEVCSDLQPCDARRGLRCKYPAGARKRSGVCAAAAEGGVCILDGVVYQNGEAFFPSCSYQCVCRQGQLACVPRCNLDVMLPGPDCPFPVRVQVPGECCEKWACEPQPESSVLGGLAMAAYRQEETIGFDAWDPSVNCIEQTTEWGACSRTCGMGVSTRVTNKNRKCEMVKQSRLCMVRPCDMQKDRRTAVKGSACLRPKRSEKPFHFSFKNCTSVQAYQPRFCSLCGDGRCCTPHSTKTAQVQFRCPNDRTIKRPVMFVNSCACHRHCPTDNSVLPHLGPGYDAGLAH is encoded by the exons ATGGAACCTCTGCCCCTCCAGCACCTCGTCACCTTTCTGCCACGCGGGAATGACTATAAATTCCTTTGGAGGACCCTGCCTCAGCCATCAGCAGAGCCCCAGCTGAGCAGATCCCAGACCAGACCTCTCCAAAGAACGATGGCGCGCAGGAACGCGTTCGTCTTCTCCGCCTGTGTCCAG GTGGCCCTGTGCGTAATCGCTTGGGCACAGGCGTGTCCGTCGCGGTGCCGCTGTCCCCCCCAGCCCCCTGTCTGCGGCGCGGGGGTCCCTGCGGTCCTGGACGAGTGTGCGTGCTGCCTCGTGTGCGCCAGACAGGACGGGGAGGTCTGCTCGGACCTGCAGCCCTGCGACGCGCGCCGAGGCTTGCGGTGCAAATACCCGGCCGGGGCGCGCAAGAGGAGCGGCGTGTGCGCGG CCGCCGCCGAGGGAGGGGTGTGCATCCTGGACGGCGTGGTGTACCAGAACGGCGAGGCCTTCTTCCCCAGTTGCAGCTACCAGTGTGTGTGCCGCCAAGGGCAGCTGGCCTGTGTGCCACGCTGCAACCTGGACGTCATGCTGCCGGGGCCCGACTGCCCGTTCCCTGTCAGGGTGCAGGTCCCGGGGGAGTGCTGCGAGAAGTGGGCCTGTGAGCCGCAGCCGGAGTCCAGCGTGCTCGGAGGCCTCGCCATGGCCG CGTACAGACAGGAGGAGACCATAGGGTTTGACGCCTGGGACCCCAGCGTGAACTGCATTGAGCAGACCACGGAGTGGGGCGCCTGCTCCCGCACCTGTGGCATGGGCGTCTCCACCAGGGTCACCAACAAGAACCGCAAGTGTGAGATGGTCAAGCAGAGCCGCTTGTGCATGGTCAGGCCGTGTGACATGCAGAAGGACAGAAGAACCGCTGTG AAGGGAAGTGCGTGTCTGAGGCCCAAACGGAGTGAGAAGCCCTTTCACTTCAGCTTTAAGAACTGCACCAGCGTCCAGGCGTACCAGCCCCGCTTCTGCAGCCTGTGCGGCGACGGCCGGTGCTGCACCCCCCACAGCACCAAGACGGCCCAGGTCCAGTTCCGCTGCCCCAACGACAGGACGATCAAGAGGCCGGTGATGTTCGTTAACAGCTGCGCCTGCCATCGCCACTGTCCCACCGACAATTCCGTCCTCCCACACTTGGGCCCAGGTTATGATGCCGGCCTGGCCCACTGA